In one Dama dama isolate Ldn47 chromosome 5, ASM3311817v1, whole genome shotgun sequence genomic region, the following are encoded:
- the LOC133055632 gene encoding primary amine oxidase, liver isozyme-like, with translation MFICIFLSLWTLLVMGREEGGAGSEKRVGKQCHPSLPPRCSSGFPSVQPWTQPDQSQLFADLSREELTAVMSFLTQKLGPDLVDAAQARPSDNCVFSVELQLPPKAAALAHLDKGSPPPAREALAIIFFGGQPQPNVTELVVGPLPQPSYMRDVTVERHGGPLPYYRRPVLLREYLDIDQMIFDRELPQAAGVLHHCCSYKQGGQKLVTMNSAPRGVQSGDRATWFGLYYNISGAGFFLHPVGLELLVDHKALDPAQWTIQKVFFQGHYYESLVQLEEQFEAGQVNVVVIPDNGTGGSWFLKSQVPPGPTPPLQFHPHGPRFSVQGNRVASSLWTFSFGLGGFSGPRIFDIRFQGERIAYEVSVQEALAIYGGNSPLALRGRYADANFGLGYFSTPLSRGVDCPYLATYVDWHFLLESQAPKTLHDAFCVFEQNKGLPLRRHHSDFLSHYFGGVVETVLVFRSVSTMLNYDYVWDMVFHPNGAIEVKFHATGYIGSVFLFGAARRYGNQVGEHTLGTVHTHSAHYKVDLDVGGLENWVWAEDMAFVPTAVPWSPEHQIQSLQVTRKQLETEEQAAFPLGGASPRYLYLASKQNNKWGHPRGYRIQMVSFAGGPLPQNSSMERAFSWARYQLAVTQRKEGEPSSTSIYNLNDPWSPTLDFSDFINNEAIAGQDLVAWVTAGFLHIPHAEDIPNTVTVGNGVGFFLRPYNFFDQEPSMDSADSIYFREDQDAGSCEVNSLACLPQVAACAPDLPAFSHGGFSHNQVVFGIGNVAGTPEPGVGMGGDGP, from the exons ATGTTCATCTGCATTTTTCTGTCCTTGTGGACTCTTCTGGTAATGGGCAGGGAGGAAGGTGGTGCTGGGAGTGAGAAACGAGTTGGGAAGCAATGTCATCCCAGTCTGCCTCCCCGCTGCTCCTCCGGATTCCCCAGTGTCCAACCTTGGACACAGCCTGACCAGAGCCAGCTGTTTGCAGACCTGAGCCGAGAAGAGCTGACAGCTGTGatgagcttcctgacccagaagcTGGGGCCAGACCTGGTGGATGCAGCCCAGGCCAGACCCTCAGACAACTGCGTCTTCTCGGTAGAACTGCAGCTGCCCCCCAAGGCTGCAGCCCTGGCCCACCTGGACAAGGGGAGCCCCCCACCTGCCCGGGAGGCACTGGCCATCATCTTCTTTGGCGGACAACCCCAGCCCAATGTGACTGAGCTGGTGGTGGGGCCGCTGCCCCAGCCCTCCTACATGCGGGATGTGACCGTGGAGCGTCATGGGGGTCCCCTCCCGTATTACCGACGCCCTGTGCTTCTCCGAGAGTACCTGGACATAGACCAGATGATCTTTGACAGAGAGCTGCCCCAGGCTGCTGGTGTCCTCCACCATTGCTGCTCCTACAAACAAGGAGGACAGAAACTGGTGACCATGAACTCAGCTCCCCGTGGCGTGCAGTCAGGAGACAGGGCCACCTGGTTTGGTCTCTACTACAACATTTCTGGGGCTGGGTTCTTCCTGCACCCTGTGGGGTTGGAGCTGCTAGTAGACCACAAGGCTCTGGACCCTGCCCAGTGGACCATCCAGAAGGTGTTCTTTCAAGGTCACTACTACGAGAGTCTGGTCCAGCTGGAGGAGCAGTTTGAGGCTGGCCAGGTGAATGTGGTGGTGATCCCAGACAATGGCACAGGTGGGTCCTGGTTCCTGAAGTCCCAGGTGCCCCCGGGTCCAACTCCACCTCTGCAGTTCCATCCTCATGGGCCCCGCTTCAGTGTCCAGGGCAATCGAGTGGCCTCCTCATTGTGGACTTTCTCCTTTGGCCTTGGAGGTTTCAGTGGTCCTAGGATCTTTGACATCCGCTTCCAGGGGGAAAGAATTGCGTATGAAGTCAGTGTCCAGGAGGCCTTGGCCATCTATGGTGGAAATTCTCCTTTGGCTTTGAGAGGCCGGTATGCAGATGCCAACTTTGGTTTGGGGTACTTTTCCACACCCCTGAGCCGTGGGGTTGACTGTCCCTATCTGGCTACCTATGTGGACTGGCACTTCCTTCTGGAGTCCCAAGCCCCCAAGACACTACATGATGCCTTTTGTGTGTTTGAGCAGAACAAGGGCCTGCCCCTGAGGCGACACCACTCAGATTTTCTTTCCCACTATTTTGGGGGCGTTGTAGAGACAGTGCTGGTCTTCAGGTCTGTGTCCACGATGCTCAACTATGACTATGTGTGGGATATGGTCTTCCACCCCAATGGGGCCATAGAAGTCAAATTCCATGCCACAGGCTACATCGGCTCAGTGTTTCTCTTTGGTGCTGCCCGAAGATACGGAAACCAGGTTGGGGAACACACGCTGGGCACTGTCCACACCCACAGTGCCCACTACAAGGTGGATCTGGATGTAGGAG GACTGGAGAACTGGGTCTGGGCTGAGGACATGGCTTTTGTCCCCACGGCGGTACCCTGGAGCCCTGAGCACCAGATACAGAGCCTGCAGGTGACCCGGAAGCAGCTGGAGACGGAGGAGCAGGCCGCCTTCCCCCTGGGAGGGGCCTCCCCTCGCTACCTGTACCTGGCCAGCAAGCAGAACAACAAGTGGGGGCACCCTCGGGGCTACCGCATCCAGATGGTCAGCTTTGCTGGGGGGCCACTGCCCCAGAACAGCTCCATGGAGAGAGCCTTCAGCTGGGCAAG GTACCAGCTGGCCGTGACCCAGCGGAAGGAAGGGGAGCCCAGCAGCACCAGCATCTATAATTTGAATGACCCCTGGAGCCCAACCCTGGACTTCAGTGACTTCATCAACAATGAGGCCATTGCTGGGCAA GACTTGGTGGCCTGGGTGACAGCCGGTTTCCTGCACATCCCACATGCAGAGGACATTCCCAACACCGTGACAGTGGGGAACGGTGTGGGCTTCTTCCTGCGACCCTACAACTTCTTTGACCAGGAGCCCTCCATGGATTCTGCTGACTCCATCTACTTCCGGGAAGACCAGGATGCTGGGTCCTGTGAGGTCAACTCCCTGGCTTGCCTGCCCCAGGTTGCTGCCTGTGCCCCTGacctccctgccttctcccacGGGGGCTTCTCCCACAACCAGGTGGTTTTTGGAATAGGGAATGTGGCTGGGACCCCAGAgccaggggtggggatgggaggggatGGGCCCTGA